In Clostridium sp. JN-1, one genomic interval encodes:
- a CDS encoding thiamine pyrophosphate-dependent enzyme produces MAIVYQPPKSLLDVPTHYCPGCTHGIIHKLVGEVIDELGILDKTIGVAPVGCSVLAYNYFACDMFEAAHGRAPACATGIKRTNPDKVVFTYQGDGDLAAIGTAEIVHAATRGENISTIFVNNCIYGMTGGQMAPTTLPGQVTETTPYGRDPKIAGYPVRVSEMISTLTGACYVERVAVNNVPNIIKAKKAIKKAFQNQLEGKGFSLIEVLSICPTNWGLSPSEAMGWLKDNMIPYYPLGVKKDTTGEVK; encoded by the coding sequence ATGGCAATAGTATATCAGCCACCTAAATCATTACTAGATGTACCTACACATTATTGTCCAGGATGTACTCATGGAATAATTCATAAATTAGTAGGTGAAGTCATAGATGAACTTGGAATACTTGACAAAACAATAGGAGTTGCTCCTGTTGGATGTTCAGTTTTAGCTTATAATTACTTTGCATGTGATATGTTTGAAGCTGCACATGGAAGAGCACCAGCTTGTGCTACTGGTATTAAAAGGACAAACCCAGATAAAGTAGTATTTACTTATCAGGGAGATGGAGATCTTGCAGCTATAGGTACAGCTGAAATAGTACATGCAGCTACAAGAGGCGAAAACATAAGCACTATATTTGTAAATAACTGCATATATGGTATGACTGGAGGACAGATGGCACCAACTACACTTCCAGGTCAAGTTACGGAGACTACACCATATGGAAGAGATCCAAAGATAGCAGGCTATCCAGTAAGAGTATCAGAAATGATTTCAACTTTAACAGGTGCTTGTTATGTAGAGAGAGTAGCTGTAAATAATGTTCCAAATATAATAAAGGCAAAGAAGGCAATAAAGAAGGCATTCCAAAATCAGTTAGAAGGTAAAGGTTTTTCACTTATAGAAGTACTTTCAATATGTCCAACTAACTGGGGGCTTTCACCTTCAGAAGCAATGGGATGGTTAAAAGATAATATGATTCCATATTATCCTCTTGGAGTTAAAAAAGATACAACTGGGGAGGTGAAATAA
- a CDS encoding FAD-dependent protein, giving the protein MGIKINNIILNIEEDLSQVKNKAAKKAGINVNDIKKLRIVKESVDARRKNTIKFDYAVEIECEDELKIVNEAKSKDVRMIKDKYNQSFEFGKKRMKHRPIIIGMGPAGMFAGLLMAQNGYQPIIIERGHNVEERTLEVNNFWNTGKLNMECNVQFGEGGAGTFSDGKLTARSKDSRCRFIIDQFVKSGAPQEIMYSNKPHVGTDILKGVVKNIREKIIKLGGEVRFNSKLEDILMENDKLKSIIVNGEEMPCENLILAPGHSARDTYEMLYKRGIFMEAKDFAVGVRAEHLQEMINENQYGKYANHPRLKAADYRLTYTTKAEKRGVYSFCMCPGGEVVSAASEDKRLVTNGMSNYKRDKKNANSAVVVSVNKHDFGGDTPLSGMEFQRHYEELAYNLGGGGYFAPVELLGDFLNDTVSSKLGSITPTYRPGWEFRDLRKCLPEYVVSALKEGFLNFDKKIKGFASSDAVLTGIETRTSAPLRITRNEKLQSISLEGLYPCGEGAGFAGGIISASVDGVKAAESIMKEYAPF; this is encoded by the coding sequence ATGGGCATTAAAATAAACAATATAATTTTAAATATAGAAGAAGATTTAAGCCAAGTTAAAAATAAGGCAGCAAAAAAAGCTGGAATCAATGTAAATGATATAAAAAAGTTAAGAATAGTTAAAGAGTCTGTAGATGCTAGAAGGAAAAATACCATAAAGTTTGATTATGCTGTTGAAATAGAATGTGAAGATGAATTAAAAATAGTAAATGAAGCTAAATCAAAAGATGTAAGAATGATAAAAGATAAGTATAATCAAAGTTTTGAATTTGGCAAAAAGAGAATGAAACACAGACCTATTATAATAGGAATGGGACCTGCAGGGATGTTTGCAGGTCTTTTGATGGCTCAAAATGGATATCAACCTATAATTATAGAAAGAGGTCATAATGTAGAAGAAAGGACTCTTGAAGTCAATAATTTTTGGAATACTGGCAAATTAAACATGGAGTGTAATGTTCAATTTGGAGAAGGCGGCGCTGGAACTTTCTCTGATGGAAAACTTACAGCAAGAAGTAAGGATTCAAGATGCCGTTTTATAATTGATCAGTTTGTAAAAAGTGGAGCACCTCAAGAAATAATGTATAGTAATAAACCGCATGTTGGAACGGATATTTTAAAAGGAGTCGTTAAAAACATAAGGGAAAAAATAATAAAACTTGGAGGAGAAGTTAGGTTTAACAGCAAACTTGAAGATATATTGATGGAAAATGACAAGTTAAAATCAATAATTGTAAATGGAGAAGAAATGCCGTGTGAAAATCTTATATTAGCCCCAGGACATAGTGCTAGAGATACCTACGAAATGCTTTATAAAAGGGGAATATTTATGGAAGCCAAAGACTTTGCAGTTGGAGTCAGGGCTGAACACCTTCAAGAAATGATAAATGAAAATCAATATGGCAAGTATGCAAATCATCCAAGATTAAAGGCAGCAGATTATAGACTTACATATACAACAAAAGCAGAAAAAAGAGGAGTATATAGTTTTTGTATGTGTCCTGGAGGAGAAGTTGTGTCTGCTGCGTCAGAAGATAAAAGACTTGTTACAAATGGAATGAGTAATTATAAGAGAGATAAGAAAAATGCAAATTCAGCCGTTGTAGTTTCAGTAAATAAACATGATTTTGGCGGAGATACACCCCTTTCTGGAATGGAATTTCAAAGACACTATGAAGAACTTGCATATAACCTAGGTGGAGGAGGATATTTCGCACCAGTAGAGCTTTTAGGAGATTTTTTAAATGATACAGTTTCGAGTAAACTTGGAAGTATAACACCAACATATAGACCGGGATGGGAATTTAGAGACCTTAGAAAATGTCTTCCTGAATATGTTGTAAGTGCACTTAAGGAAGGATTTTTAAACTTTGATAAGAAGATAAAGGGATTTGCAAGCAGCGATGCAGTCTTAACTGGAATAGAAACGAGAACATCTGCACCGCTTAGGATAACGAGAAATGAAAAACTTCAAAGTATATCACTAGAAGGGTTATATCCATGCGGCGAAGGTGCAGGATTTGCAGGAGGAATAATATCTGCTTCGGTAGATGGTGTTAAAGCTGCAGAAAGCATAATGAAAGAATACGCACCATTTTAG
- a CDS encoding 3-methyl-2-oxobutanoate dehydrogenase subunit VorB, translating to MGEKVLIKGSEAIGEAAIRANCKAFFGYPITPQTEVAAYMSRKMPKIGRIFIQAESEIAAINMVYGAAGTGVRCMTSSSSPGISLKSEGISYIAGAELPCVIINIVRGGPGLGSIQPAQSDYFQATKGGGHGDYRMPVFAPASVQEMVDLLQDAFDVADMYRTPCMVMGDGMLGQMMEPVTFTERKQKELPPKTWAANGLGGRKEHNIINSLYLSPEVLEQHNIHLQEKFKKITENEVRYEMLNCEENCDLIMVAYGTTARVCNNVIKLASKKGIKLGLIRPITLWPFPVEAFEKTVDKTKYGYLSVEMSCGQMVEDVRLAANGRKPVDFYGRSGGMVPDPAGIFKKVESIVGGER from the coding sequence ATGGGAGAAAAAGTTTTAATAAAGGGTAGTGAAGCAATTGGCGAAGCTGCAATTAGGGCTAATTGCAAAGCATTTTTTGGTTATCCAATAACCCCACAGACAGAAGTTGCAGCTTATATGTCAAGAAAGATGCCTAAAATAGGGAGAATATTCATACAAGCAGAAAGTGAAATTGCTGCTATAAATATGGTTTATGGAGCAGCAGGTACTGGAGTAAGATGCATGACTTCATCAAGTTCACCTGGAATAAGTTTGAAGTCAGAGGGAATATCCTACATTGCAGGAGCAGAGTTGCCGTGTGTAATAATAAATATAGTAAGAGGCGGTCCAGGACTTGGAAGTATTCAGCCAGCTCAATCAGATTATTTTCAAGCTACAAAAGGCGGAGGACATGGAGATTACAGGATGCCTGTATTTGCACCAGCATCAGTACAAGAAATGGTAGATCTCCTTCAAGATGCTTTTGATGTAGCAGACATGTATAGAACCCCATGTATGGTAATGGGTGATGGAATGCTTGGACAAATGATGGAACCTGTAACATTCACAGAGAGAAAACAAAAGGAACTTCCTCCAAAAACATGGGCAGCCAATGGATTAGGCGGAAGAAAAGAGCATAATATTATAAATTCATTATACTTGTCACCAGAAGTATTAGAACAGCACAATATACATCTTCAAGAAAAATTCAAAAAAATAACAGAAAATGAAGTTAGGTATGAGATGTTAAATTGTGAAGAAAATTGTGATTTGATAATGGTTGCATATGGAACAACAGCAAGAGTATGCAACAATGTAATAAAGCTCGCAAGTAAAAAGGGAATAAAATTAGGACTAATAAGACCTATAACACTTTGGCCATTCCCGGTTGAAGCATTTGAAAAGACAGTTGACAAAACGAAATATGGTTATCTTTCAGTAGAAATGAGCTGTGGTCAGATGGTTGAGGATGTAAGACTTGCAGCAAATGGAAGAAAACCTGTAGATTTTTACGGCAGAAGTGGAGGAATGGTTCCAGATCCAGCAGGTATATTTAAAAAAGTTGAAAGTATAGTAGGAGGTGAAAGGTAA
- a CDS encoding 4Fe-4S dicluster domain-containing protein, with protein sequence MPKVTFREERCKGCGHCIEACPKKIISFSTKLNAKGYHPAAISADKAKECIACASCARICPDCVITVEK encoded by the coding sequence ATGCCAAAGGTAACTTTTAGAGAAGAAAGATGCAAGGGTTGTGGGCACTGCATAGAAGCATGTCCTAAAAAGATCATAAGTTTTTCGACCAAACTTAATGCCAAAGGATATCATCCAGCAGCAATTAGTGCAGACAAAGCTAAAGAATGTATAGCATGTGCATCATGTGCAAGAATATGTCCCGATTGTGTAATAACAGTTGAGAAGTAA
- a CDS encoding asparaginase, giving the protein MKKIIIIFTGGTISMKKDENNASVPSMSGEDILELTPGIDKIADIHFLDFGMVPGPQMTPQKMFELSKVIDKKVKDEGYDGVVVTHGTDSLEETAYLADLTYNNSKPVVFVGSMKSSSEFGWDGASNLIDAVLTASSKEAENRGVMVVMNKEIHVASQVTKTNTRSLDTFKSPDFGPIGCVDSGKAYFYYDYTKRQHISVEKVDDKVDLIKSCCGMDDRLLKFCVDSGSHGIVIEGMGRGNIPPKMVTGVEYAINKNIPIVLVSRCMSGKVIDDYGYEGAGRELREKGVIFGDNLPGQKARIKLMVSLGFTRDLKNIKEFFEKNYY; this is encoded by the coding sequence ATGAAAAAAATAATCATTATATTTACTGGTGGAACAATATCCATGAAAAAAGATGAGAATAATGCATCAGTACCATCTATGAGTGGAGAGGATATACTAGAGCTTACTCCAGGCATAGATAAAATTGCAGATATACATTTTTTGGATTTTGGAATGGTGCCAGGACCGCAAATGACTCCGCAAAAAATGTTTGAATTATCAAAAGTTATAGATAAAAAAGTTAAAGATGAAGGATACGATGGAGTAGTTGTAACTCACGGTACAGATTCGCTTGAAGAAACTGCATATCTTGCGGACTTAACCTATAATAATTCAAAGCCAGTAGTTTTTGTAGGTTCAATGAAAAGCAGCTCTGAGTTTGGATGGGACGGTGCATCCAATTTAATAGATGCAGTACTAACTGCATCATCAAAAGAAGCAGAGAATAGAGGAGTAATGGTTGTTATGAATAAGGAAATACATGTTGCTTCTCAAGTAACCAAAACTAATACACGCTCTCTGGATACATTTAAAAGTCCGGACTTTGGACCAATTGGCTGTGTTGATAGCGGAAAAGCTTATTTTTACTATGATTACACCAAAAGACAGCACATTTCTGTAGAAAAAGTTGATGACAAAGTAGATCTCATAAAAAGCTGCTGCGGCATGGATGATAGACTTTTGAAGTTTTGTGTAGATTCTGGAAGTCACGGAATAGTAATTGAAGGAATGGGAAGAGGAAATATTCCACCTAAAATGGTTACAGGAGTAGAATATGCAATAAATAAAAATATACCTATTGTATTAGTATCAAGATGCATGTCAGGAAAAGTTATTGATGACTATGGATATGAAGGTGCAGGAAGAGAACTTAGAGAAAAAGGAGTAATTTTTGGAGACAATCTTCCAGGACAAAAAGCTAGAATTAAACTCATGGTATCCCTTGGATTCACTAGAGACTTAAAAAATATAAAAGAGTTTTTCGAGAAAAATTATTATTAA
- a CDS encoding ATP-binding protein, translating to MSRISILAGHAGSGKTEIAINCAVNLIKSGQKVVLIDMDIVNPYFCIRDMKGKLEDMGIRVISADPDLSNAELMVVPPEVISAFHDKSHKVIMDIGGDDGGAIVLGQYNRYFKEEEYDMYFVINNNRPLTSKNEDVEDYMKSIERASRLKVTHLISNTNMSYETAPSDILKGDKNVAELSKKLNIPYKYAVCPRRLEEKVKGKVNAELLPIDTYMKLPWV from the coding sequence ATGAGCCGAATTAGTATTCTAGCAGGACATGCTGGAAGTGGAAAAACAGAAATAGCTATAAATTGTGCAGTAAATTTAATTAAAAGTGGTCAAAAGGTTGTACTTATTGATATGGACATAGTTAACCCATACTTTTGCATAAGGGATATGAAAGGAAAACTTGAAGATATGGGAATAAGGGTCATATCTGCAGATCCAGATTTATCTAATGCCGAACTTATGGTAGTACCGCCGGAGGTTATATCTGCATTTCATGATAAGAGCCATAAGGTAATAATGGATATAGGCGGAGATGACGGTGGAGCTATAGTCTTAGGACAATACAATAGGTATTTTAAAGAAGAAGAGTATGATATGTATTTTGTAATAAACAATAACAGACCATTAACTTCTAAAAATGAAGATGTAGAAGATTACATGAAATCCATAGAAAGGGCTTCAAGGCTCAAAGTGACGCATCTTATATCAAACACAAATATGTCATATGAAACTGCGCCTTCAGATATATTAAAAGGGGACAAGAATGTTGCAGAGTTATCTAAAAAATTAAACATACCTTACAAATATGCAGTCTGTCCAAGAAGGCTTGAAGAAAAAGTAAAGGGCAAAGTTAATGCTGAATTATTACCCATAGATACTTATATGAAGCTGCCGTGGGTATAA
- a CDS encoding CdaR family protein, whose amino-acid sequence MDQKDKRQQIVVKVCCVIVSFILWLFIYNVENPVRERKIVVPVQVINKDTPVQSNLVPIDEDNLSVTLTIKGNASDLYAVKASQFKLVSDLGTYVVKKGENKIPVQVVKSPSTVRIVNSESLWVKVIIEDLKSKNVPVKLSLLGKAKSGFYAAKPELSVNQVKIKGSQDAIQKVTKAEAVYNIQNVSEDVNKKVTLRAEDSLGNVIKNVEIEPKDLDISISVKRIKSVPVNVNISGNLNDYGIKSVVPIDSSVNITGSESQIANVERLNTESIDASTLNGKDTVEARVILPQGVILINGGNTVKLKVNFFDNKSTQKQVTVNIQTSNLDASYNAILSSSTVNLVVTGSQDAVQNLKDSDITAIVDLSGVKEGQNTVPVNISLPDGITKVSQDPEQVSVNISRKNQEVKDGH is encoded by the coding sequence ATGGATCAAAAAGATAAAAGACAGCAAATAGTTGTAAAGGTATGCTGTGTAATAGTATCGTTTATATTATGGCTTTTTATATATAATGTTGAAAACCCCGTAAGAGAAAGAAAAATTGTAGTTCCTGTTCAGGTTATAAATAAAGATACACCTGTACAATCTAATCTCGTACCTATAGATGAAGATAATTTAAGTGTTACATTAACTATAAAGGGAAATGCATCTGATTTATATGCTGTCAAAGCTTCACAATTTAAACTTGTATCTGATTTAGGTACTTATGTAGTAAAAAAAGGTGAAAATAAAATACCCGTTCAAGTAGTAAAGAGCCCTTCTACTGTAAGAATTGTAAATAGCGAAAGTTTATGGGTTAAGGTAATAATTGAAGATTTAAAGAGTAAGAATGTCCCAGTTAAACTCTCACTTTTAGGAAAAGCCAAGAGCGGATTTTATGCAGCTAAACCCGAACTAAGTGTAAACCAAGTTAAAATTAAGGGATCACAGGATGCAATCCAGAAAGTTACAAAGGCAGAAGCAGTATACAATATCCAAAACGTTTCAGAAGATGTAAATAAAAAAGTAACTTTAAGAGCTGAAGATTCGTTGGGAAATGTAATAAAAAATGTAGAAATAGAACCTAAAGATTTGGATATATCTATATCTGTCAAAAGAATAAAGAGTGTTCCGGTAAATGTAAATATTTCAGGAAACTTAAATGATTATGGTATAAAATCAGTAGTTCCAATAGACTCTAGTGTAAATATAACGGGAAGTGAATCGCAAATAGCTAATGTGGAAAGATTAAATACTGAAAGCATAGATGCAAGTACACTTAATGGAAAAGATACAGTAGAAGCTAGAGTTATTTTGCCTCAAGGAGTCATACTTATAAACGGCGGAAATACAGTCAAATTAAAAGTCAACTTTTTTGATAATAAAAGTACGCAAAAACAAGTAACTGTGAATATACAAACCAGTAATTTAGATGCCAGCTATAATGCAATTTTGAGTTCAAGCACTGTTAACTTGGTTGTAACGGGATCTCAAGATGCTGTTCAAAATCTCAAGGACAGTGATATAACAGCAATTGTGGATTTAAGTGGTGTTAAAGAAGGGCAAAATACCGTTCCTGTAAACATAAGTTTGCCGGATGGAATAACCAAAGTGTCTCAGGATCCAGAACAAGTGTCAGTTAATATAAGCAGAAAAAATCAGGAGGTAAAAGATGGGCATTAA
- the aspD gene encoding aspartate 4-decarboxylase has translation MNNFNLQREEIERVYGKISPFELKDKLISLAGESNESGAHSLLDAGRGNPNWIAASPREAFFTFGQFAVEESRRTWSDNDLAGMPQKKGIARRFVDFVRRNENIKGIETLKKIINYGVTVKRFDADEWIYELADGIIGDDYPVPDRMLKHVESVVHDYLIQELCYNEPLERKFDLFAVEGATAGMCYIFDSLIANNILSKGDKVALMAPIFTPYLEIPHLPRYNFEVVDIVANAAYKDGTCSGQYSDSELKKLCDPSIKALFVVNPSNPPSVAMKPQIVRYLKEMVENYNPNLMIISDDVYGTFVDDFHSLMADLPYNTIGVYSFSKYFGVTGWRLGTIALYEDNVFDKLLRELDSDKKERARRRYAALSTNPEEIPFIDRIVADSRQVALNHTAGLSTPQQVQMAFFALFALVDKEDRYKNLTKSICHRRQKLLFKGLGLELKEDPFSAAYYTQFDLLEWAEHNYNKEFAEYLKSNYKPIDILMKLAEESSIVLLSGSGFHGPEWSIRISLANLNDESYSKIGEVIHKILENYVEDWKKLKTAKIVKA, from the coding sequence ATGAATAACTTTAATCTTCAGCGTGAAGAAATAGAAAGAGTTTATGGAAAAATAAGCCCTTTTGAATTAAAAGATAAATTGATAAGTTTAGCAGGAGAATCCAACGAAAGCGGAGCACATTCACTCTTAGATGCAGGAAGAGGAAATCCAAACTGGATTGCTGCATCGCCAAGAGAAGCTTTTTTTACATTTGGACAGTTTGCTGTAGAGGAAAGCCGCAGAACATGGAGCGATAATGACCTTGCAGGCATGCCTCAAAAGAAAGGAATTGCAAGACGTTTTGTTGACTTCGTAAGGAGAAATGAAAATATAAAAGGAATTGAGACACTAAAGAAAATTATAAACTATGGTGTCACAGTAAAGCGTTTTGACGCTGATGAATGGATATATGAATTAGCAGATGGAATTATTGGAGATGACTATCCAGTACCTGATAGAATGTTAAAACATGTTGAAAGCGTTGTACATGATTACTTGATTCAGGAGCTGTGTTACAACGAACCTTTAGAGAGAAAATTTGACTTATTTGCAGTAGAAGGTGCTACTGCAGGAATGTGTTATATTTTCGACAGCTTAATTGCAAATAATATATTGTCAAAGGGAGACAAAGTTGCGTTAATGGCACCAATTTTTACACCATACCTGGAGATTCCACATCTTCCAAGATACAACTTTGAAGTAGTTGATATAGTTGCCAATGCAGCCTATAAAGATGGTACGTGCAGCGGTCAGTATTCTGATTCTGAACTTAAAAAACTTTGTGATCCAAGTATAAAAGCTTTATTTGTAGTAAATCCAAGTAATCCACCTTCTGTTGCAATGAAACCTCAAATAGTGAGGTACTTAAAGGAAATGGTTGAAAACTATAATCCTAATTTGATGATTATTTCAGATGATGTATATGGTACTTTTGTTGATGACTTTCATTCACTTATGGCTGATTTGCCTTACAATACCATAGGAGTTTATTCATTTTCAAAGTACTTTGGAGTAACAGGATGGAGACTTGGAACTATTGCATTATATGAGGACAATGTATTTGACAAACTTTTAAGAGAACTTGATTCCGATAAGAAAGAGAGGGCAAGGAGAAGGTATGCAGCACTTTCAACCAATCCAGAAGAAATCCCATTTATTGATAGAATTGTAGCTGACAGCAGACAAGTTGCACTTAATCATACTGCAGGATTGTCTACACCTCAGCAGGTACAAATGGCATTCTTTGCATTATTTGCTTTGGTTGATAAAGAAGATAGGTATAAAAACTTAACTAAGAGCATATGCCACCGACGTCAAAAATTATTGTTTAAGGGATTGGGATTAGAGCTAAAGGAAGATCCTTTTAGTGCTGCTTACTACACGCAGTTTGACTTGCTTGAGTGGGCTGAACACAACTACAATAAAGAATTTGCAGAATATCTTAAGAGCAACTATAAACCAATAGATATTTTAATGAAACTTGCAGAAGAATCTTCAATTGTACTTTTAAGCGGAAGTGGTTTCCACGGTCCTGAATGGTCTATAAGAATATCTCTTGCAAATTTAAATGATGAATCATACTCAAAAATTGGTGAAGTAATTCATAAAATATTAGAAAACTACGTAGAAGATTGGAAAAAGTTGAAAACTGCAAAAATCGTAAAAGCTTAA
- the cdaA gene encoding diadenylate cyclase CdaA, translated as MEALDMVINSVRNISISSIADILVVSYIFYKGYMLIKETRAEQLLKGIILILFLIPVSNFFNLTMLNWILSKTITIGVLSLVIIFQPEIRSALEHLGRTAFNDIHMFEDDETMKKVINEIVNAVGNLSVSRTGALIIVEQFTGLEDVIKTGTRLDAVVSSALLENIFVVNTPLHDGATIIRNDRIISSGCFLPLTNNRELNKKLGTRHRAAIGISEKSDALIIVVSEETGTISLAVNGNMTRNYTKEKLRSILVRIIKKRQHRKLTIREQVVQWIKKIKDSK; from the coding sequence GTGGAAGCATTAGACATGGTAATCAATTCAGTAAGGAATATCAGTATATCATCAATAGCAGATATACTAGTTGTTTCATATATTTTTTACAAAGGTTATATGCTAATAAAAGAAACCAGGGCTGAACAGCTTTTGAAAGGTATTATATTAATTTTATTTCTTATTCCTGTAAGTAATTTTTTTAATCTTACAATGCTGAATTGGATACTGTCAAAGACAATTACAATAGGTGTGCTCTCTCTTGTAATTATATTTCAACCTGAAATTCGAAGTGCACTAGAACATCTTGGCAGAACTGCTTTTAATGATATACATATGTTTGAGGATGACGAAACCATGAAAAAAGTAATTAATGAAATTGTAAACGCAGTTGGAAATTTATCCGTAAGCAGGACAGGAGCACTCATAATAGTAGAGCAGTTTACAGGACTTGAAGATGTAATAAAGACCGGGACTAGATTGGATGCAGTGGTATCATCGGCACTGCTTGAAAATATATTTGTAGTAAATACTCCGCTTCATGATGGAGCAACAATAATAAGAAATGACAGGATAATATCTTCAGGATGTTTTCTGCCGCTTACAAATAATCGCGAATTGAACAAAAAACTAGGCACAAGACACAGAGCTGCAATTGGTATTTCAGAAAAATCTGATGCACTTATAATTGTAGTATCTGAAGAAACTGGAACCATTTCACTTGCTGTAAATGGAAATATGACTAGAAATTATACCAAGGAAAAGCTGCGAAGTATTTTAGTGAGAATTATAAAGAAAAGACAGCATAGAAAATTAACCATTAGAGAGCAGGTGGTTCAATGGATCAAAAAGATAAAAGACAGCAAATAG